A portion of the Scylla paramamosain isolate STU-SP2022 chromosome 2, ASM3559412v1, whole genome shotgun sequence genome contains these proteins:
- the LOC135106897 gene encoding uncharacterized protein DDB_G0271670-like produces the protein LLSSLSSSFSSSSFSLSSSSSSSSSSLSSSSLSSSSSSSLSSSSSSSSLSSSSSLSSSLSSFSSSSSSLSSSSFSSSSLSSSLSSSSLSSSSSSSSSLLSSLSSSSLSSSSSSSSSSSLSSSLSSSSSSSFSSSSLSSSLSSSSSSSSLSSSLSSSSLSSLSSLLSSSLSSSSLSSSSLSSSSSSSSSSSSNSCSSSNSNGDPGKHVKICCFLRRW, from the exons TTGTTGTCGTCGCTGTCTTCGTCGTTTTCGTCGTCGTCATtttcgttgtcgtcgtcgtcgtcgtcgtcgtcgtcgtcgttgtcgtcgtcttcattgtcgtcgtcgtcgtcgtcgtcgttgtcgtcgtcgtcgtcgtcgtcgtcgttgtcgtcgtcgtcgtcgttgtcgtcgtcgttgtcgtcgttttcgtcgtcgtcgtcgtcgttgtcgtcgtcgtcattttcgtcgtcgtcgttgtcgtcgtcgttgtcgtcgtcgtcgttgtcgtcgtcgtcgtcgtcgtcgtcgtcgttgttgtcgtcgttgtcgtcgtcgtcgttgtcgtcgtcgtcgtcgtcgtcgtcgtcgtcgtcgttgtcgtcgtcattgtcgtcgtcgtcgtcgtcgtcattttcgtcgtcgtcgttgtcgtcgtcattgtcgtcgtcgtcgtcgtcgtcgtcgttgtcgtcgtcgttgtcgtcgtcgtcgttgtcgtcattgtcgtcgttgttgtcgtcgtcgttgtcgtcgtcgtcgttgtcgtcgtcgtcgttgtcgtcgtc tagtagtagtagtagtagtagtagtagtaatagttgtagtagtagtaatagtaatggtg ATCCCGGGAAACACGTGAAGATCTGCTGCTTCTTGCGTCGCTGGTGA